DNA from Arthrobacter sp. FW305-BF8:
GACGCCCATGGGCGTGGCCCGGGCAGCCGCCGAAGCCGGCGTGCCGGTTCTCGCCGTCTGCGGCCGGACCACCCTTTCGCAGGAACAGCAGGAGAGTTCAGGTTTCCGGAAGGTCTACCCTCTGACGGCGCTGGAAAGCAATGTAGAGATATGTATAGCTGAAGCAGGCCGACTGCTTGAAGAATTGGGTCAGCACATCGGCGCGGACCTGACCCACAGTGCTTACACGAAGGAGCCCCTGAATGTCTGAAGAACGCTTTGACCTGGTCATCCGGGGCCGGCGCATCCTCACCACCGCCGGGATCGCAGCCCGTGAAGTGGGCGTGCGCGGCGGCAAGATCGTTGCCTTGGAACCGCTCGGCAACGGGCTCGCCGGCGCCGAGGTCATCGAACTCGCCGACGACGAAACCCTGATCCCGGGCCTCGTGGACACCCACGTCCACGTCAACGAGCCCGGCCGTACCGAGTGGGAGGGCTTCGCCTCCGCCACCCGCGCCGCCGCGGCCGGCGGCGTCACCACCATCATCGACATGCCACTGAACTCCATCCCGCCCACCACCAACGTGGACGGCCTCAAGCTCAAGCGCGAGGTGGCCGAGGACCAGGCCTTCGTGGACGTCGGATTCTGGGGCGGCGCCATCCCCGGCAACAAGGCCGACCTGCGCCCGCTGCACGACGAGGGCGTCTTCGGCTTCAAGTGCTTCCTGCTGCACTCCGGCGTGGACGAGTTCCCGCACCTGGAGGCGGACGAGATGGAGGAGGACATGCGCGAGCTGAAGTCCTTCGACTCCCTCATGATCGTCCACGCCGAGGACTCGCATGCGATCGACCACGCACCGCACCCCGGCGGCGCCCACTACTCCACCTTCCTGGCCTCCCGCCCCCGCGGCGCCGAGAACAAGGCCATCGCCGAGGTGATCGAGCGCGCCCGCTGGACCGGCGCCCGCGCCCACATCCTGCACCTCTCGTCGTCGGACGCGCTGCCCATGATCGCGTCGGCAAAGCGCGACGGCGTGCACCTCACCGTGGAAACCTGCCCGCACTACCTCACGCTGATGGCCGAGGAAATCCCCGACGGCGCCACCGCGTACAAGTGCTGCCCGCCCATCCGGGAGGCCTCCAACCGCGAGCTCCTCTGGCAGGGCCTGCAGGACGGCACCATCGACTGCATCGTCTCCGACCACTCGCCGTCCACACTGGATCTGAAGGACCTGGAAAACGGTGACTTCGCCGTGGCCTGGGGCGGCGTCTCCTCGCTGCAGCTGGGCCTGTCCCTGATCTGGACCGAGGCTCGGCACCGCGGCATCCCGCTGGAGCAGGTGGTGTCGTGGATGGCCGAGAAGCCTGCGTCCTTGGCCCGTCTGTCCAACAAGGGCCAGCTGGCCCTGGGGTACGACGCCGACTTCTCCGTCTTCGCACAGGACGAGGCCTTCGTGGTGGACGTGTCCAAGCTCAAGCACAAGAACCCCATCACCCCGTACGACGGCAAGGCACTCTCCGGCGTGGTCCGCCGCACGTACCTGCGCGGCAACGTAGTGGACGGCCAGACCCCCGGCGGCAAGCTGATCCGCCGCGGCGGCATCTGAGGACCGTGCGGTGGCTGTGCATGCCCATTCACCGCGCGGCACAGGTGCGCAGACGGGCCCCGCGCTCAAGGCCCACGGGCTTGCCGTCTGGGTAACCCCGGATGACGAGGACATCGATGTAACGGTCCTGGCGCGTGCGGCGGAACTGCTGCTGGCACGCGCCCTGAAGTTTGCTCCGGAGGCGGAAGTCCATGTCTGGCCCGCCGCCGGAGCTGCAACCTCCGCTGCCGGCGCCCCAGGGGAGGGTGCGGCTGGCAGCGGAACCCGGGAGCCGTCGTCGTCCGTTCCGGAGGACTCCCCGGAAACGGACGACGACGGCGCACCGCACCTCCCGCCGTCGGCCGGGCACGTCAGCCGGGTGGCCGTGGACCTTTCCCGGTCCGAAGTGCTGCTCGACGGCGAGCGGGTGCCGCTGACCGGCGTCGAGTTCAAGCTGCTGCGCTACCTCGTGGAGCACTGCTCGCGGACCGTCGACAGGGAGGAGCTGCGGCTGTTCCTGGAGTCGTTCGACAGCCCCGGCGCCGCGACCCGCTCCATCGACGTCTACGTGGGGCGGGTGCGGCGGAAGCTGCGCGGCGGCCGGCACGCGATCGCCACGGTCCGCGGCGGCGGCTACCGCTTCATCTGCGGACCCGCAGCAACCGTGCGCGGCCCGGCGGAATACAGTATCTAGGGCTGCTGTTATCCATATCAGTCCGATCAGTCAATGTGCTTGACCAGATTTTTCGCTCGACCCAGATCCATCAGAAGGAATGCCATGAGCCCCAAACTGACCACCAAGCTCCAGCCCGGAACCCAGGCGCCCGACTTCACCCTGCAGGACGCGGAAGGCAAGCAGACCGCGCTGGCCGACTACCGCGGCAAGAACGTCATCGTGTACTTCTACCCGGAAGCGGCCACCCCCGGCTGCACTACCGAGGCCTGCGACTTCCGCGACAACCTGGCCTCGTTCCAGGGCTCCGGCTACGCGGTGCTGGGCATCTCCCCCGACGCCCCGGAGAAGCTGGCCAACTTCACGGGCGACTTCGATCTCACCTTCCCGCTGCTGGCCGACGAGGACCATGCCGTGGCCCTGGCCTACGGTGCCTGGGGCGAGAAACTCATCGACGGCGAAGTCCACGAGGGCATCGTCCGCTCCACCGTGGTCCTGGATCCCGAAGGCAAGGTCACCCTGGCCCAGTACCAGGTCAAGGCGCAGGGCCACGTCCAGGCGCTCCGCGAACAGCTCGGCGTCTAGCCCCAGACGCGTCCTCACCTTTCGTCGCTTCACCCCAAACGCGTCCTCACCTTTGGTCGCCTAATCCCAGACGCGTCCTCAACTTTGGTCGCTTAAAACGAAACGCTCCTGCATCAACTGCAGGAGCGTTTCGGGTTAAGCGGCAAGATTTGAGGAAGGGTCCTGTCTGAAGCGACGGGATGTGAGGAAGGGTCCTAGTTCAGGACCAGGATCATTTCAGGACCACGGTGCGGTTGCCGTTCAGGATGATTCGGCCTTCGCAGTGCCAGCGGACGGCGTTGCTGAGCGCCTTGCACTCGGTGTCGCGCCCGGCGGCGACCAGGTCCTCGGGACCGAAGGTGTGGTCCACCTCCACCACCTGCTGCGCGATGATCGGGCCCTCATCGAGCTCCGCGTTGACGTAGTGCGCGGTGGCGCCCACGGTCTTCACGCCGCGGGCATAGGCCTGGTGGTACGGCTTGGCGCCCTTGAACGACGGCAGGAACGAATGGTGGATGTTGATTGCCTTGCCGTCCAGCTTCCGTGCGAGGTCGTCGCTGAGGACCTGCATGTAGCGGGCCAGCACCACCAGCTCGACGTCGAGCTCGTCCACGATTTCCAGCAGCCGCGCCTCCGCCTGCGGCTTGGTGGCCGCCGTGACAGGGACGTGGAAGAAGGGGATGTCGTGCCACTCCACAAGGGTCTGGTGGTCGGTGTGGTTGGACACCACGCCCACAACCTCGATGGGGAGCTCCCCCACCCGGGCCCTGAAGAGCAGGTCGTTGAGGCAGTGGCCGAACTTCGAGACCATGATCAGGACCTTGCGGCGGGACCCGTTCCGCTCCAGCCGCCACTTCATGTTGTACTTCTCGGCCACCGGGGCAAAGCCGGCGCGCAGCTGCTCCAGCGTGGCTTCGTTGCCGTCGGACGCGAAGTGCACTCGCATGAAGAAGTGGCCTTCGGACCGGTCGCCGAACTGCTTGTTGTCGATGATGTCGCAGCCGTACTCCAGCAGGAAGCCGGAAACGGCGTGCACGATGCCCGGGCCTTCGGGGCAGTCGAGGGTCAGGACGTGCTCGACGCCGCTGTTCGCCTGTTCGGAGGCGCGGTTCTCAGTCTGGATAGCAGTCATGGTTTCAGCACTCAATCACATTCACGGCGAGGCCTCCTCGAGAGGTTTCCTTGTACTTGGTTTTCATGTCGGCGCCGGTTTCGCGCATGGTCTTGATGGCCTTGTCCAGCGACACCTTGTGGCTGCCGTCCCCGTGCAGGGAAAGGCGCGCCGCGTTGATGGCCTTGACGCTGGCGATGGCGTTCCGCTCGATGCACGGGATCTGCACCAGGCCGCCCACGGGGTCGCAGGTAAGCCCGAGGTTGTGTTCGATCCCCACCTCTGCGGCGTTCTCCACCTGCTCAGGCGTGCCGCCCAGCACCTCGCAGAGCCCGGCGGCTGCCATGGAGCAGGCCGAGCCCACCTCGCCCTGGCAGCCCACCTCGGCACCGGAGATGGAGGCGTTGATCTTGAAAAGAATCCCGACGGCGGCTGCCGCCAGCAGGAAGCGGACCACACCGTCGTCGTCGGCCCCCGGAACAAACTTCACGTAGTAGTGCAGGACCGCCGGCACGATTCCCGCCGCCCCGTTGGTGGGGGCGGTGACGATGCGGCCGCCGGCCGCGTTCTCCTCGTTGACCGCCAGCGCGAAGAGGTTCACCCACTCCATGGCCCGGAGCGGATCCGTCACACCAGTGTCCGCCGTCAGCGTCTGGTACAGCTGCGGCGCCCGCCGCCTCACGTTCAGCCCGCCGGGCAGGATGCCTTCCGCGGCGCAGCCGTTGTCCACGCATTCTTGCATGACGGCCCACAGCTTCAGCAGCTCCTCCCGGAGCTCCGCCTCGCTGCGCCACACCAGTTCATTGGCGAGCATCACGTCCGAGATCGACATGTTTTCGCGGCTGCAGATCTCCAGGAGCTCATTGGCCGTGGTGAAGGGGTACGGCAGCGGGGTCTCGTCCGCCACCACCTTGGCGCCGGCGTCGGCATCACCGTCAACGACGAAGCCGCCGCCGATCGAGTAGAAACTGCGCTCGCTCAGCACCGAGCCGGCGTGATCCAGGGCGCGGAACGTCATGCCGTTGGGGTGGGCCGGCAGCGACTTGCGCCGGTGCAGCACCACGTCCTCGTCCCAGTTGAAGTCCACCCGGTGGTCCCCGCCGATCCGCAGTTCGGCGTCCAGCGCGGCGGCTGCCACCTGGTCGTCGGCGGTTGAGGTGTCCACTGTTTCCGGATCAAGGCCCTGCAGGCCCAGCACCACGGCCTTGTCGGAGCCGTGGCCCCGCCCGGTGGCACCGAGCGACCCGAACAGCTCCGCCTGGACCCGGGTGGTGGCGCTCAGCAGCCCGCCGCCCTTGAGCCCGTCGGCGAACTGCTTCGCCGCCCGCATCGGGCCGACCGTGTGTGAAGACGACGGCCCGATGCCAACGGAAAACAGGTCCAGGGCGCTAAGCGCCATTAGGGCACCTCGGGGGAAGCGAACTCCCTCATGGCGTCCAGCAGCCAGCGGCCCAGGTAGTCAGCGAACGAGGCGCGGGGGAACAGCCGGTAGCTTTCCTCCCCGGTCTTGAACAGGACCACCGGGATGTTGCCGACCTCGGTGTTCAGGGCGGTGCCCGGCTTGAGGACGCGCGGGTGCAGGTCCAGGGCGCAGCCCTTTTCCAGCACTGCCCGGGCCTGCGGTCCGGACAGCTCGAACGTGGTGCGGTTGGCGGACAGGTCCACCACCTGCCCGGCGCCGTCGCCCAGGGCGGACGTGAGGGAGCCGATCAGGTCCCCGCCCAGGGAGTCGTGGGCGTCTTCCGGCGCCACGACCAGGAACTCCTGCGGGCCGAGCCACAGAACGCTGAGCCGGTCCGTGCCGCGGACTTCGCCGCAGCGCACCGGCAGGCCGCCGGTGACGGAGCCGATCCGGGTGCCGGCCTCGGAGTTGGGGTCCACGCGGACACCGGCCATGGTCTGGAACGGGCCCTCGTTGAGGGTGAGTGTTCCCTGCACGGACCCGGCGTCGAATGCTTCGGCCAGGTGGGAGGCCGGGCTGCGGCGGATTTCCCGGAGTCCATTGATGCCTGTGAAGGCTGCGGTGTTAGCCATCTTTGCGGGTCCCTTCGGGGTCAAACAGTACGGTTTCTGCCACGACTACGTCGACGAGCTGGTTGCCGGCCGCGGCCACCAGTGTCTCGCCGATCCGGTTGCGGCCGTTCTTGATCAGGGCCAGGCCGAACGAGCGGCCGAGGGCGGCACTGTGGTAGCTGGAGGTCACGAAGCCCTGCATCGGGACCGGGCCGTAGGCGGGGTTCGCCGGGATGCCCTTCTCGATCAGCTGGGTTCCTTCCGGCAGCCTCAGCGAGCCGTCCACCGGCAGGACGCTGACCAGGTGCTTGCGGTCATCGCGGTGCTGGTCGATGCGGGAGTAGGAGCGCTTGCCGATGAAGTCCTTGGCCTTGGAGACGATCCATTCCATGCCGGCGTCCTGCGGGGTGACGGTGCCGTCGGTGTCCTGCCCGACGATCGGGTAGCCCTTCTCGGCGCGCAGCACGTGCATGGTTTCGGTGCCGTATGGGGTGATGTTGAATTCGGCACCGGCCGCGGCCACGGATTCCCAGGTGTTCAGCCCGTACCAGGACGGCACGTTGATTTCGTAGGCCAGTTCACCGGAGAACGAGATCCGGCAGATGCGCGCCTTCACGCCGGACGCGAGGGTGGTTTCGCGGAAGGTCATGAACGGGAACACCTCGGCGTCCAGTCCGCCGTTGGCGGCCAGTTCCGGGGCAACCTTGGCGATGACGTCGCGGGATTTGGGCCCGACGACGGCGATCGTGCTCCACTGTTCGGTCACCGAGGTGCAGTGCACGTCGAGTTCCGGCCATTCGGTCTGCAGCCATTCCTCCAGCCAGTCCAGCACCTTGGCGGCGCCGCCGGTGGTGGTGGTCATGAAGAAGGTTTCCTCGTCCAGGCGCAGGGTCACGCCGTCGTCGAAGATCATGCCGTCCGAGAGGCACATGACGCCGTAGCGGGCGGAACCCGGCTTGAGCTTCTTGAACGCGTTGGTGTAGATCCGGTTCAGGAACTCACCGGCGTCCTTGCCGCGGATCTCGATCTTGCCGAGGGTGGTGGCGTCCATGAAGCCCACGGAATCACGGACGGCGGCGCACTCGCGAAGCACTGCCTCGTCCATGTCCTCGCCGTTCTGCGGGTAGTACCAGGGACGCTTCCACTGCCCGACGTCCTCGAACAGGGCGCCCTGGGCAACGTGCCACGGGTGGATAGAGGTGACGCGGGCGGGGTCGAACAGCTCGCCGCGCTGGCGTCCGGCCAGTGCCGCGAAGGCCACCGGCGTGAACGGTGCACGGTAGGTGGTGGTGCCGATGTCGCCGATGCCCCGGGAGGCCTCGCCGGCCTGGCGGAGCGCCGCGGCGATGACGCCGATGGCGTTCACGCCGGACGTCTTGCCCTGGTCGTTGGCGGTGCTGATGGAGGTGTAGCGCTTGACGTGCTCGACGGACCGCATGCCTGCGCCGGTGGAGCGCAGGACGTCGGCCACGGACTGGTCACGCTGGAAGTCCACGAAGTGGTGGTGCCAGTCGTCCGGGGTTCCGGTCTGGCCGGGGACCAGCCAGAGCTGGCGGGTCGGGGCGGATGCCTTCGGCTCCGCCAGGGTGGACGGCTCGACGGCGGACTCGAAGCCGGCGGCAATCGCGGCGGCCGCACCGGCCGAGATGCCCTCGGCCAGGCAGTCAGCCAGTTCGAAGCTGCCGCGGCCGGAGCCGATGGTCTGCTGGTTCGGGACCACGGTGGCCGGCACGAAGGCTGCCAGGTCCTCGTCCCAGCGCAGCTTGCCCTGGCGCTGTGAGTGCAGGTGCACCAGCGGGCTCCAGCCGCCGGAGACAGCCAGCAGGTCGGCGGCGATCTCTTCGATGCCCGAGGTGAGTTCGCCGTCGTCGTTGATGCTGCGGACGGTGACGCTGTTCAGCCGGCCGTCTGCTGCGTCCTCCGAGGAGGAGGTGTTGGCAACCGCGCTGCCGATCAGCACCCGGGTGCCGGCTTCGGCGGCGGCGGCAGCCACCGGCGTGAGGGCGGGACGGGCGTCGACGACGGCGGCGACCTTGACGCCGGCGGCGACCAGGTCCGAGGCCAGGGCGTAGGCGCTGTCGTTGGTGGTGCTGATGACCACGCGCTGCCCGGCGGCCACGGCGTAGCGGTTCAGGTAGCTGCGGACGGCCGAGGCGAGCATGATGCCCGGGCGGTCGTTGTTCTCGAACACCAGCGGACGCTCGTGGGCGCCGGGGGCCAGGACAACCTGGCTGGCGCGGATGTGCCAAATACGCTGGCGGGAGACGCCTGCTGCGGCCGGGCTGGTGAGGTGGTCGGTGCGGTTCTGGACCGCGATGACGTAGTTGGCGTCGTAGGCACCGAAGGCGGTGGTGCGGTTCAGCACGGTGCTTTCGGCGCCGGAAACCAGCTCGGCCTCGACGTCGGCGACCCATTCGAGGGCGGGCTTGCCCTCGATGGTTTCCGCCAGGTCGGGGGCGGTCGACCCGGACAGCAGCGACCCGCCGAGTTCGGGCTGGTCGTCCATGAGGATGACGCGGGCGCCGCTGCGGACAGCTTCGCGGGCAGCGGCCAGGCCGGCGGGGCCGCCGCCGATCACCAGGATGTCGGCGTGGACGTACTTCTTGTCGTACTCGGCGCGGTCGTCCGCCGGGTCCAGCTTGCCCAGGCCGTTCAGGAAGCCGGCCTTCAGGCCGTCCACCAGGGAAACGGTGGTGGCGGGGAGCATGGACTCGGCAACGTCGCCGGGGAACCGGGCCTCGATGCGGACCAGGGCGTTGGGTTCTTCCACGCCGGCGGCCAGGATGCCGCGGGCGCGGTCCTCGTACAGGGAGTTGCCGGCGGCGACGCGGCCGTTGGCCAGCAGTGCGGAGGCCAGGGTGTCGCCCGGGTGTCCGGTGAATTCCTCGCCGTCCACGGTGAAGCGCCAGGAGATGCTGCGGTCGATGCGGCCGCCGCTGCTGAGGCGCGCGTTCTGGGAGGTCACTTGGTCGCTCCTTCCGGGGCGGTGCTGGGGCTGAGGGGGGTGGTGCTGGCGGCGCCGGTGCTTGCGGTGCCGGTGTCAGCTGCCGGGGGGAAGGGCGCGGCGGGCCGCGGCACCCCCATCGGGTAGACGGCCTGGATGTCATACGTGACCGTGTCGCGGAGCATGTTGAACCACTGCCGGCAGCCGGTGCTGTGCACCCACCGCTCGGCGAAGGTGCCCTTGGTGTTCTCGCGGTAGAACAGGTACTCGGCCCATTCCCGGTCGGTGAGGTCGTTGGGGTTCTCGGGGTACGGCACGTGGGCCTGGCCGCCGTAGTGGAACTCGGTTTCGTCCCGCGAGCCGCAGTTGGGGCAGGAGATAAGCAGCATGTGCGTCTTCTTTCTTGTGGACCGTGGCTAGTGGGCGACGGCGGCAGCGCCGTGTTCGTCGATCAGGGCACCGGTTTCGAAGCGTTCCAAGGCGAAAGGCTTGTTCAGCTTGTGCGGTGCGCCGGTGGCGATGGTGTGCGCGAAGGTCAGGCCGGCGGCCGGCGTGCCCTTGAAGCCGCCGGTTCCCCAGCCGCAGTTGACGAACATGTTGTCCACCGGGGTGGTGCCCACGATCGGCGAGGCATCCAGCGTGGTGTCCACGATGCCGCCCCAGGTCCGGAGAACGTGTGCCCGGGCAAAGATCGGGAACAGCTCGACGGCGGCCGCCATCTGGTGCTCGATCACGTGGAAGGAGCCGCGCTGGCCGTAGCCGTTGTACGAGTCGACGCCGGCGCCCATGACCAGTTCGCCCTTGTGTGCCTGGGAGACGTACACGTGGACGTGGTTGGACATGACCACCGTCGGGTGGACGGGCTCGTGCAGCTCGGAGACCAGTGCCTGCAGCGGGTGGGACTGGATGGGGAGCCGGAAGCCGGCCATCTCGGCCAGGACCGAGCTGTGCCCGGCGGCGCAGAGGCCCACCTTCTCAGTGTTGATGGTGCCGCGGTTGGTCTTGACGCCCACCACGCGGTTGCCGTCCTTGACGAAGCCGGTGACTTCGCAGTTCTGGATGATGTCCACGCCCAGCTCGTCGCACTTGCGGGCGAAGGCCCAGGCTACGTGGTCGTGCTTGGCGATGCCGGCGCGCGGCTGGTAGGTGGCGCCCATGACCGGGTAGCGGATGTCGTCCCGGATGTTCAGGATGGGGCAGAGTTCCTTGACCTGCTGCGGGTCCAGCCATTCCGCGTCCACGCCGTTGAGCTTGTTGGCGCCCACGCGGCGGATGCTCTCACGCACGTCGCCCAGGGTGTGGGCCAGGTTCATCACGCCGCGCTGGCTGAAGAGGAAGTCGTATTCCAGCTCCTCGGGCAGGATCTCCCACAGCTTCAGGGCGTGCTCGTAGATGGCGGCGCTCTCGTCCCAGAGGTAGTTGGAACGGATGATGGTGGTGTTGCGCGCCATGTTGCCGCCGGCCAGCCAGCCCTTTTCCAGGACGGCGATGTTGGTCATGCCGTGGTTCTTGGCCAGGAAGTACGCGGTGGCCAGGCCGTGCCCGCCGCCGCCGACGATCACGGCATCATAGGAGGACTTGGGCTCCGGGTTGTGCCACAGGAAGTCCGGGTGCTCCGGGAGCTGCTGGGTGCTCACTGGGCTGCTCCAATCATGTCGTTTTCAAAGGCGGCAATCTCGTTGGCGCCGCTGAGCTGGGGGTACAGGGGGAACTGCTCGGCGAGCGCAGTGACGCGGGCGCGGAGCTCGGCGGCGGTGCCGTCGTCGAGCGTTCCGGTGCCCGCCGCACTGGTGAGGGCGTTGGCGATGATGTCCGCGACCTCGGTGAATGC
Protein-coding regions in this window:
- the purU gene encoding formyltetrahydrofolate deformylase, which codes for MTAIQTENRASEQANSGVEHVLTLDCPEGPGIVHAVSGFLLEYGCDIIDNKQFGDRSEGHFFMRVHFASDGNEATLEQLRAGFAPVAEKYNMKWRLERNGSRRKVLIMVSKFGHCLNDLLFRARVGELPIEVVGVVSNHTDHQTLVEWHDIPFFHVPVTAATKPQAEARLLEIVDELDVELVVLARYMQVLSDDLARKLDGKAINIHHSFLPSFKGAKPYHQAYARGVKTVGATAHYVNAELDEGPIIAQQVVEVDHTFGPEDLVAAGRDTECKALSNAVRWHCEGRIILNGNRTVVLK
- the allB gene encoding allantoinase AllB, which encodes MSEERFDLVIRGRRILTTAGIAAREVGVRGGKIVALEPLGNGLAGAEVIELADDETLIPGLVDTHVHVNEPGRTEWEGFASATRAAAAGGVTTIIDMPLNSIPPTTNVDGLKLKREVAEDQAFVDVGFWGGAIPGNKADLRPLHDEGVFGFKCFLLHSGVDEFPHLEADEMEEDMRELKSFDSLMIVHAEDSHAIDHAPHPGGAHYSTFLASRPRGAENKAIAEVIERARWTGARAHILHLSSSDALPMIASAKRDGVHLTVETCPHYLTLMAEEIPDGATAYKCCPPIREASNRELLWQGLQDGTIDCIVSDHSPSTLDLKDLENGDFAVAWGGVSSLQLGLSLIWTEARHRGIPLEQVVSWMAEKPASLARLSNKGQLALGYDADFSVFAQDEAFVVDVSKLKHKNPITPYDGKALSGVVRRTYLRGNVVDGQTPGGKLIRRGGI
- a CDS encoding sarcosine oxidase subunit delta — encoded protein: MLLISCPNCGSRDETEFHYGGQAHVPYPENPNDLTDREWAEYLFYRENTKGTFAERWVHSTGCRQWFNMLRDTVTYDIQAVYPMGVPRPAAPFPPAADTGTASTGAASTTPLSPSTAPEGATK
- a CDS encoding winged helix-turn-helix domain-containing protein — encoded protein: MAVHAHSPRGTGAQTGPALKAHGLAVWVTPDDEDIDVTVLARAAELLLARALKFAPEAEVHVWPAAGAATSAAGAPGEGAAGSGTREPSSSVPEDSPETDDDGAPHLPPSAGHVSRVAVDLSRSEVLLDGERVPLTGVEFKLLRYLVEHCSRTVDREELRLFLESFDSPGAATRSIDVYVGRVRRKLRGGRHAIATVRGGGYRFICGPAATVRGPAEYSI
- a CDS encoding sarcosine oxidase subunit beta family protein; this translates as MSTQQLPEHPDFLWHNPEPKSSYDAVIVGGGGHGLATAYFLAKNHGMTNIAVLEKGWLAGGNMARNTTIIRSNYLWDESAAIYEHALKLWEILPEELEYDFLFSQRGVMNLAHTLGDVRESIRRVGANKLNGVDAEWLDPQQVKELCPILNIRDDIRYPVMGATYQPRAGIAKHDHVAWAFARKCDELGVDIIQNCEVTGFVKDGNRVVGVKTNRGTINTEKVGLCAAGHSSVLAEMAGFRLPIQSHPLQALVSELHEPVHPTVVMSNHVHVYVSQAHKGELVMGAGVDSYNGYGQRGSFHVIEHQMAAAVELFPIFARAHVLRTWGGIVDTTLDASPIVGTTPVDNMFVNCGWGTGGFKGTPAAGLTFAHTIATGAPHKLNKPFALERFETGALIDEHGAAAVAH
- a CDS encoding L-serine ammonia-lyase produces the protein MALSALDLFSVGIGPSSSHTVGPMRAAKQFADGLKGGGLLSATTRVQAELFGSLGATGRGHGSDKAVVLGLQGLDPETVDTSTADDQVAAAALDAELRIGGDHRVDFNWDEDVVLHRRKSLPAHPNGMTFRALDHAGSVLSERSFYSIGGGFVVDGDADAGAKVVADETPLPYPFTTANELLEICSRENMSISDVMLANELVWRSEAELREELLKLWAVMQECVDNGCAAEGILPGGLNVRRRAPQLYQTLTADTGVTDPLRAMEWVNLFALAVNEENAAGGRIVTAPTNGAAGIVPAVLHYYVKFVPGADDDGVVRFLLAAAAVGILFKINASISGAEVGCQGEVGSACSMAAAGLCEVLGGTPEQVENAAEVGIEHNLGLTCDPVGGLVQIPCIERNAIASVKAINAARLSLHGDGSHKVSLDKAIKTMRETGADMKTKYKETSRGGLAVNVIEC
- a CDS encoding sarcosine oxidase subunit alpha family protein, with product MTSQNARLSSGGRIDRSISWRFTVDGEEFTGHPGDTLASALLANGRVAAGNSLYEDRARGILAAGVEEPNALVRIEARFPGDVAESMLPATTVSLVDGLKAGFLNGLGKLDPADDRAEYDKKYVHADILVIGGGPAGLAAAREAVRSGARVILMDDQPELGGSLLSGSTAPDLAETIEGKPALEWVADVEAELVSGAESTVLNRTTAFGAYDANYVIAVQNRTDHLTSPAAAGVSRQRIWHIRASQVVLAPGAHERPLVFENNDRPGIMLASAVRSYLNRYAVAAGQRVVISTTNDSAYALASDLVAAGVKVAAVVDARPALTPVAAAAAEAGTRVLIGSAVANTSSSEDAADGRLNSVTVRSINDDGELTSGIEEIAADLLAVSGGWSPLVHLHSQRQGKLRWDEDLAAFVPATVVPNQQTIGSGRGSFELADCLAEGISAGAAAAIAAGFESAVEPSTLAEPKASAPTRQLWLVPGQTGTPDDWHHHFVDFQRDQSVADVLRSTGAGMRSVEHVKRYTSISTANDQGKTSGVNAIGVIAAALRQAGEASRGIGDIGTTTYRAPFTPVAFAALAGRQRGELFDPARVTSIHPWHVAQGALFEDVGQWKRPWYYPQNGEDMDEAVLRECAAVRDSVGFMDATTLGKIEIRGKDAGEFLNRIYTNAFKKLKPGSARYGVMCLSDGMIFDDGVTLRLDEETFFMTTTTGGAAKVLDWLEEWLQTEWPELDVHCTSVTEQWSTIAVVGPKSRDVIAKVAPELAANGGLDAEVFPFMTFRETTLASGVKARICRISFSGELAYEINVPSWYGLNTWESVAAAGAEFNITPYGTETMHVLRAEKGYPIVGQDTDGTVTPQDAGMEWIVSKAKDFIGKRSYSRIDQHRDDRKHLVSVLPVDGSLRLPEGTQLIEKGIPANPAYGPVPMQGFVTSSYHSAALGRSFGLALIKNGRNRIGETLVAAAGNQLVDVVVAETVLFDPEGTRKDG
- the bcp gene encoding thioredoxin-dependent thiol peroxidase: MSPKLTTKLQPGTQAPDFTLQDAEGKQTALADYRGKNVIVYFYPEAATPGCTTEACDFRDNLASFQGSGYAVLGISPDAPEKLANFTGDFDLTFPLLADEDHAVALAYGAWGEKLIDGEVHEGIVRSTVVLDPEGKVTLAQYQVKAQGHVQALREQLGV
- a CDS encoding sarcosine oxidase subunit gamma, which codes for MANTAAFTGINGLREIRRSPASHLAEAFDAGSVQGTLTLNEGPFQTMAGVRVDPNSEAGTRIGSVTGGLPVRCGEVRGTDRLSVLWLGPQEFLVVAPEDAHDSLGGDLIGSLTSALGDGAGQVVDLSANRTTFELSGPQARAVLEKGCALDLHPRVLKPGTALNTEVGNIPVVLFKTGEESYRLFPRASFADYLGRWLLDAMREFASPEVP